In Struthio camelus isolate bStrCam1 chromosome 22, bStrCam1.hap1, whole genome shotgun sequence, one DNA window encodes the following:
- the HYOU1 gene encoding hypoxia up-regulated protein 1 encodes MAPVPWWMLAWLLLACCLPGTESLAVMSVDMGSESMKIAIVKPGVPMEIVLNKESRRKTPVAVSLKENERLFGDSALGMSIRSPKVAFRYFQDLLGKHIDNPQVALYQSRFPEHELVKDERRQTVIFKLSQTMQYSPEEMLGMVLNYSRGLAEEFAEQPVKDAVITVPAYFNQAERRAVLHAARMADLKVLQLINDNTAVALNYGVFRRKDINATAQNIMFYDMGAGSTVCTIVTYQTVKTKDSGTQPQLQIQGIGFDRTLGGLEMELRLRDYLAKLFNAQHPSKDVRKNPRAMAKLLKEANRLKTVLSANADHVAQIEGLLDDIDFKAKVSRQEFEDLCSDLFQRVPGPVQQALSSAEMNLGGIDQVILVGGATRVPKVQEILLKAVGKEELGKNINADEAAAMGAVYQAAALSKAFKVKPFVVRDAAVFPIQVEFTREVEEDDKSKSLKHNKRVLFQRMAPYPQRKVITFNRYTDDFEFYVNYGDLSFLNQDDMRIFGSLNLTMVRLKGVGDSFKKYSDYESKGIKAHFNMDESGVLSLDRVESVFETLMEDRLEEESTLTKLGNTISSLFGGGGPMPETGENLTDSVQEEEESLAESAKEEQGEKQDQKSSAEDAGEEQGEEKQQSPSPSRDKTEATSPKAESQKKEEEEKSDSQDPKENRESVKEEEPSKSSDDSTATKTEEEKKIKAPKKQKLVHEITMELDVNDVLDLLEDELKSSMKKLQDLTVRDLEKQEREKSANSLESFIFETQDKLYQEEYQLVSTEEQREEISRKLSEASNWMEEEGFAAATKELKDKLSELKKLCRNLFFRVEERRKWPERLAALDSLLNHSSIFLKGARMIPESDQIFTEVELSTLEKAINETTVWKNETLAEQNKLAPTEKPVLLSKDIELKIAALDREVQYLLNKAKFAKPKPRKEKNATKPDSGKNATATSESENTIPPTEGKPEDKPEDISPAKEPPTAEKVGDEPGSDSGSQKEKKTEAGGESRKNDEL; translated from the exons ATGGCGCCGGTGCCCTGGTGGatgctggcctggctgctgctggcctgctgccTGCCGGGAACAG AGTCTCTGGCTGTGATGTCAGTGGATATGGGCAGCGAATCGATGAAGATAGCCATTGTGAAACCTGGGGTACCGATGGAGATTGTCTTAAACAA GGAGTCACGAAGGAAAACTCCTGTGGCTGTTTCCTTGAAAGAAAACGAGCGTCTCTTCGGAGACAGCGCGCTAGGAATG tcgATAAGGAGCCCCAAGGTGGCATTCAGATACTTTCAGGATCTTCTGGGTAAGCACATTGATAACCCCCAAGTGGCGCTGTACCAGTCACGATTCCCAGAACATGAATTGGTGAAGGATGAGAGGAGACAGACAGTTATCTTCAAGCTATCCCA AACGATGCAGTACTCTCCAGAGGAGATGCTGGGAATGGTCTTGAACTATTCACGTGGTCTGGCTGAAGAATTTGCAG AGCAGCCCGTCAAGGATGCGGTGATCACTGTTCCTGCCTACTTCAACCAGGCAGAGAGGAGGGCAGTTCTGCACGCCGCTCGCATGGCTGACTTGAAAGTTCTGCAGCTGATCAATGACAACACTGCCGTAGCGTTGAACTATGGCGTTTTTAGAAGGAAAGACATCAATGCCACTGCGCAG AATATCATGTTTTATGACATGGGAGCAGGAAGCACCGTTTGTACTATTGTTACATATCAGACAGTGAAAACTAAGGACTCAGGAACCCAACCTCAATTGCAGATCCAGGGCATTGG GTTTGATCGTACTCTTGGAGGTTTAGAGATGGAGCTTCGGCTTCGGGATTATTTGGCAAAACTCTTCAATGCTCAGCATCCTTCAAAAGATGTCCGAAAGAATCCCCGGGCCATGGCCAAACTACTGAAGGAGGCCAACCGTCTGAAAACTGTCCTGAGTGCAAATGCTGACCACGTGGCACAG attGAGGGACTACTGGATGACATTGACTTCAAGGCCAAGGTCTCAAGGCAAGAATTTGAGGATTTATGCTCTGACTTGTTCCAGCGAGTCCCAGGACCTGTGCAGCAGGCTTTGAGCAGCGCAGAGATGAACCTG GGTGGAATTGACCAGGTGATTCTAGTTGGCGGTGCCACACGGGTCCCCAAAGTGCAGGAGATTTTGCTGAAAGCTGTGGGCAA AGAAGAACTGGGCAAGAATATCAATGCCGATGAGGCTGCTGCTATGGGTGCAGTCTATCAGGCAGCTGCTCTAAGCAAAGCCTTTAAGGTGAAGCCTTTTGTTGTTCGGGATGCAGCTGTGTTTCCTATCCAG GTGGAGTTCACTCGTGAAGTTGAGGAGGATGACAAATCCAAGAGTCTGAAGCATAACAAGAGGGTTTTGTTCCAGCGCATGGCGCCCTATCCACAGCGCAAAGTTATCACCTTCAACCGCTACACAGATGACTTTGAGTTCTATGTCAACTATGGAGATCTGTCTTTCCTGAACCAGGATGACATGCG AATTTTTGGATCTCTGAATCTGACTATGGTGAGGCTAAAGGGAGTTGGAGACAGTTTCAAGAAGTACTCAGATTATGAGTCCAAAGGCATCAAAGCTCACTTCAACATGGATGAGAGTGGAGTACTAAGTCTTGACCGG GTGGAATCTGTGTTTGAGACCTTGATGGAAGACAGGCTGGAAGAGGAATCAACACTGACAA AACTCGGAAACACCATCTCAAGCCTATTTGGGGGTGGTGGCCCTATGCCAGAGACGGGAGAGAACCTGACAGATTCAGTTCAG GAAGAAGAAGAGAGCCTAGCAGAAAGTGCTAAAGAAGAGCAGGGTGAGAAACAAGACCAGAAAAGCAGTGCAGAAGATGCTGGtgaagagcagggagaggagaaacagcaatcACCATCTCCGAGTCGAGACAAAACAGAAGCTACTTCTCCGAAAGCAGAGtctcagaaaaaggaagaggaggagaaatcagACTCTCAG GATCCCAAAGAGAACAGAGAATCTGTGAAAGAGGAAGAGCCGTCCAAAAGTTCTGATGACAGCACAGCTACcaaaacagaggaagagaaaaagatcaaAGCACCCAAGAAGCAGAAGCTTGTGCATGAGATCACCATGGAACTGGATGTAAATGATGTGCTTGATCTCTTGGAGGATGAACTGAAAAGCTCAATGAAAAA ACTCCAAGATTTGACAGTCAGAGATCTAgagaaacaagaaagagaaaaatcagccaACAGCTTGGAATCGTTCATCTTTGAGACCCAG gACAAGCTTTACCAAGAGGAATATCAGCTTGTCTCaacagaagagcagagagaagaaatctCCAGAAAGCTTAGTGAAGCTTCTAATTGGATGGAGGAGGAGGGCTTTGCAGCTGCAACTAAG GAGCTGAAAGACAAGCTTTCAGAGCTGAAAAAGCTTTGTAGAAACCTCTTTTTCCGggtagaggaaaggagaaagtggCCAGAACgtctggctgccctggacagtcTGCTCAACCACTCGAGCATCTTCCTCAA gGGAGCCCGAATGATTCCCGAGTCTGACCAGATATTCACAGAAGTGGAACTGAGTACACTGGAAAAAGCAATCAATGAAACAACG GTGTGGAAAAATGAGACGCTGGCTGAACAGAACAAGCTCGCTCCTACTGAGAAACCTGTCCTGCTTTCCAAGGATATAGAGCTCAAGATAGCAGCCCTGGACAGGGAAGTGCAGTACCTTCTGAATAAGGCCAAGTTTGCAAAACCCAAACCCAGAAAGGAGAAGAACGCCACAAAACCTGATTCAGGCAAGAATGCTACAGCAACGTCTGAGAGTGAGAACACTATCCCTCCCACGGAGGGGAAACCTGAAG ATAAACCTGAGGATATCAGTCCAGCCAAGGAACCTCCTACAGCTGAGAAAGTAGGTGATGAGCCTGGATCAGACTCAG GGtcccaaaaagagaagaaaacagaagccggaggagaaagcaggaaaaatgatGAGTTATAA